The Polypterus senegalus isolate Bchr_013 chromosome 10, ASM1683550v1, whole genome shotgun sequence genomic interval GCTCTCTGGGGCGAGTTCTTTGCGTATGAAATTTGTTGTTATGGGCTTTCTAAAGCATCCTAATATTTGGTTAACATGCACGTCCATGATGTAAAGTAGTTAAGCAGGatactgacaaataaaaaaaaaaataaataaaaaaaacgtaCATATTCAGTGTTATTTTGTGCTGCAGGAGTCACTTTAAATCACAAATATATCacattgtgaccacaagggggcgccagaAAGtcacaaaccacagacacagcaatacagcaCACACTttctgaataaaataaaggattttatttcaCAAGGCACTTCTTTTCTCCAGTAATCAGccacaataatacaaaatacacaataataaccaATTATTCTTCCTCCTCTCTACCTCCCACTGAGTGCTGCCCACTGCCCCCCGATTCTGACTTGTCCATGTGTGGCAGTGGGCTCCTGTTTAAGCCGGACACAGGAATGTTTCCGATGTCATGCTGTATCTTCCGGAAAGCACTTCCAGGACATAAAGAATGTAGAAAGATCCTCCCCGATAGAGCCCGCTATCAGCCTGCAGGGGTTCCCACAGGGCTGCATTTCCAGTTTCCATCTCCCATGCATCCCTACAGATGTCCCAACTGGGTTCCTatgtgaggaccactgccacctatcaAATTGGGGGACTGAATTGCTCCCAACTCCTGGCTAcctctggtccttccattaatttacaccGGCCGGGTACAAAGTCATTTATTTGTTCCACCAGCCAATCCATCTGTGTCATCGCTCTGGCCTCCCATTTACTGTAGGTAATGGCTTCTTCTCTTTTGCAGCCGGAATGCCAGTTCTGCTCCTACACTATATATTTATGGTTATTTGTTGAGCTTGTAGTGGATCTGtgtaaataaaggttctttctggagccttcatgtggatggttcttttgggaacctcATGGCATCTCTCTGAAGACCCCCCTTTAGGCACCTTAATTTTGACAAGTGCACGCGGGAGTTTTACTGTAAAGGTAGTAGATATTAGTTCAGATATTGCATGCATTCTCTGTGCTCATTTACTACTGTATTTTAGTCACGGTTGTCTTCTTCATGGCTAGACTCTCAAAAATAACAGTTCTGTAGTGGCACTTTACTagattgtgtggttcctcatagaactctTGCTTGACAAATAACCCTTTCATTCTGTGAACAGTTctttaaaaaagttgtttttgtaggctctgaaaaaattaataatatgtggataaaacagaaatctttcaaGTTTAGGAGGCTATACAGAATGATACTAACAGTCAAGATAACCTGAGCTTAAGTTGTGCTATTGTGCAGGGAAATCCTCAGGAACCCACTGGTGTTTCAAAGATCTGTGATCATTTATTGATGGAACCTGTTATGGATCTCAATACAGTTAATGAAGGGTCTTTCTGGTGCCTCTATATGGGTGGATCTTTTGGTAACCAAAAATGATTCCCCTAtggtatttttaagaatgtacttataattaattaatacacTGTGAGAACACccataaaatacattaaagttcaagttcctcccctacactatgcgactcttcaattccacccaggggagtaaatgctaacattattcaaagttattgtctgtttttacatgcatcttgcctactatactaaaatggaggtctatctatctatctatctatctatctatctatctatctatctatctatctatctatctatctatctatctaccttgcctactatactaaaatggaggtctatctatctatctatctatctatctatctatctatctatctatctatctatctatctatctatctatctatgttcaagttcaagcactttattgtcattgtgtaacacaacgaaattactttttgtgacagccccaaggtgcatttaaagaaaagtcaaataattccaaatacagtatgttgtatacagtgttaagtgatcaagtaaccagagtaAATTATtgttgctcaaagtacagcagcataaattgttattgcacctgttaatgaatagtacattgcatattatatattgtattacattagtatattgcacattaccactatagcttattgcacatgttcaattaaaaatcatctaggactgaggagattcagagttcagaaagtttatggcagatggccAGTCTGTTTGTGCGTccacggattgacctaaagcatCTGCCTGACGGGAGGagttcaaacaaagaatttccaggatgagttttgtccttcaGAATGTTTTTGGCCCAGAGAGTCTCATAcaagagttcgagtgatggcagttcagatccaataatggcctctgctgtttttatgacccgctgcagggcttctttagcagccttggtgcagctgttgtacctgcaggccatcatgcagttagttaagatgctctctatagtgcatctatagaaattaaaccagcagcttctgggggaggtcagctctccttagcttcctgagaaaatagagacgttgttgtgctttgcctattatagccaagCTGTTGTcgtctgagatggtgactcctagaaacttaaagctggaaactctctccacagcatctgcattgattgttatcgactgtgattggtcttttaagtggtcctaaagtccagaataacttctttggtcttttagGTATTTAAGACCcggttgttggtgttgcaccataccgtcagattctgaacctcttccctatatgcagcttcattgttcTCTGTTACAAACACAATGATAGTCGTATCATccacaaatttaacaataatgtttgattggtggatgggttgacagtcatgggtgaagagtgcaaAGAGAAGGGGACTTAGTGCACATCCTTTcggcacaccagtgctcagggtaagggtggaggatgtgtgtttgcccatcctgacatACTGGGGGCGGTCAGTGAGAAAATCCATTAACCAGTTCCATATGGACAGAGCAAGTCCTAGTGCATAGAGTTTTTggatcagctggttaggtatgatggtgttaaaagcagagcTGTGGTCAATGAAGAGCATCACGACAtaggtgttgggcttttccaggtgCGAGAGGGCAGCATGGAGAACCACacagatggcatcctcagttgattTGTTTGACAGATAGGCAAACTGCTGTTGGTCTAGATCAGTTGGGACGGAGGCTTTGATATGGGTGATTACCAATCATTCAAAACACTTTGCGATGACAGGGCTGAGAGTGACTGGTCGATAGGCATTAAGACAGGTTTTCCTTGGTGTTTTGGGAACAGGTACAATGGTTGTAGATTTCAGGCACAAGGGAACTACacctgaggagagagagaagttaaatatgtgtgtaaatacctccgctaattggtcagcacaggcctgaAGCACACGTCCTTGCATattatcaggacctgctgccttcctttTATCGATGTTTTTGAGTGCCATGTATGTGCACGACCACAGGCTGTGAGTCTCCAGGCAGTTCGAAGCTGACACGAGGCTGGTTATTGTCTTTGTGAAACCgtgcaaagaaactgttaaaTTCCTCTGCTAGGCTGGCATTGTTATTGGCCAGTGTGTATTGtacgtcatttttctttttgtaatccgtGATTAATCAGGTGCCTTGCCACATCCGCTGTGAGTCTGAGTTACTGTCAAAGTCCTCCTCAATCCATTGTTTGTACATTTGTTTAGCAGACTTGATGCCCTTCTTGAGGTTGGCGCTGGCAGCTCTATAGGCTGAGGTGTCTCCTAATTTCAAGGCTTTGTCCCTTTCCCTGAGCAGCTGTTTGACTTCACTATTCATCCATGGTTTCTCATTTGGGTAGACCTTAATACttttgttgacagtgacattGTCCACACAGTAATTAATATATGAGAGCACAGATGAAGTATATGTCTCTAAGtctgtctgatgaaaaaatatatgaCATTCTGTTTGTTCAAAGCAGCCCTGGGGTTGGCAAATGGCCGCTTCAGGCCAAACTTTTACAGTCTTGCTAATTGGATTAGTACTGTTGATAAGGGCTTTGAGCGCTGGAACAAGAGACAAAGACAGATGATCAGATTTGCCAAGGTGGGGGCATGGAATGACCTTATAGGTGTCTCTTGTGTTTGTATAGATGTGGTCGAAGGTGTTTTCCTCTCTGGTTTTACAATGTACATGTTGATAAAATCTAGGGAATACATCCTTAAGATTCGCTTGATTAAAATCCCCAGCAATGATAAAAACTGCATCAGGGTGCGAGTTCTGTTGTTTACTGATAACGTTTGACTTAACATTAGCCTGAGGAGGTATGTATGTATACTGCCATAATAATAACGACAAGTGTGTTCTCTAGGTAAGTAAAACTGTCGGCTTCTTAGCATCAGATATTCATCGTCCGGACAACAAAACTTGTCGATTGTAGTTATAACTTATTAGTGCGCCAAGCATTATTAGTATAGACTCGCAGTCCTCCACCTGTTTTCTTACCGAAATCGGGGGTTCGATTGGCTCGATGGATCGTGTAACCTGCAAGTTCAACTGCTGTGTCCGGTATGTTGGAGTCCAGCCACGTCTCCGAAAAAATCAAAAGGCAACACTCACTTGTAGTTTTATGTGGGGGAATATCCAGTCGGAgctcatccattttatttaaGAGTGATCTAGTATTCGCAAGAAGAACGCTAGGAAGAGGAGTTTTATGCGGAGCAGCCTTTAGCCAATTAGTAAACCTGCTCGCTTGCCTCTTTTTTTTGCTTCGTCTCCCTGCGCTGTCTGCGTCGCCGTCTTCCAAGTGTAGGAGTCAACGTAAGTCCCGGTGATCTGAGAATCTCCTGTGGTATTGCTTCTGTGTTATACTAATTATCTGTGCTATTAGAGCAGATCTGTAGAAGCTTTTGATGACTGTAGTGGATGCTCTCTTCTGTGTGTAACACAATGAAAGTCAATATTAatgtaagcaggagttcatacaggaaatttcaataaagttaattgatagattGTTTAAGGGAGGAGACATTTGGTGGGTGGAGTAGAGAGATAAAGATAGAAAAAACATAGAAGTGGTTTTGTGTAGCTCAGTGCGGTATGTCCACAGTtgtgttcttaaagaaataaatataactggcaaatagtccacaaaactggggtgaccatctctttgtgcctttccacacatcgaagACTCAGTCGGCTACGCTACCGAGGTCGCCCGCAAGACAAGAAGAACCGACGCCGAATTCTGGTATAGCGGATTCTTAGCACCCGCTCTTACATTAAGAACAATAATGGCAGAAAAGAGCACCTATTCGGGGAGCACAAAGCTATTTAAAAAGTTACTGTGGTACAATgctattaaaagtttttttaaaacaaatgaatgcaTGCACATTGctctcagaaagtattcaaacccttttcccaaactgttatgtttcagtcttgtgctaaaattctataaattcattttttaccctcatcaagcagcactcactaccccagaatgacaaagtgaaaacaggaagcCACTGGAAATCTCACACAAGCACAGGGAAGACatatatcaatttatttatttatttttttatttttatcaaattacagaatttcattacctaaatctgttttattttttaaaagcacaTCAGTAGAATGAAGGGTCAACTTGAAGCttctgttaaaacaaaatggaagcCAATTCCCAAAGAATGTAAGACTGCCATGCTTTTCATGGAAACCCTGAAGAATAATTGACATTGCTTTCCCACAATTCCACTTGCATTATTGATTGACTGGCATTAGACATTGCTGCTTTGATATCAAAGCCATTGGCATGATGACTCAGAGTGCCCTGGGTAGCTTTGGCTCTTTTAAACTCTGGTTTGACCTGATGGTACATTTCGTGATACAATTGGTGATCACACCCCTTACTGAGGTCATAAAAGCCCACTGCAAACCAATTCTCGTACAAAGTATAATCATAAGGCACACTGAACATGATAGCCAGTTTCATATGGCCGCTTTGTCTTGGTGATGCAGAGATGTCATACGTCATCACTCCTACACTTCCACAAGCCGTGTTGCCCATTTTGCTGAAGGAGCAGGCCTCTCTACATCTTGGCTCGATTGTAGGTTGAAGAGGGGTGTTGTTATACCCGCTGTGACAGTGGTACCTGTTCGAAGACACAAGATACAAACAACTCATGTTTAGGCAactaaataaaatctaaaactcCATCTTAACCCACCCTTTCTAATTTGAACAGATTACAGTTTATTCCAAAGATGCTGCCATCTTACGTTATGATGGATACTGCCACTTCTTTAGTTTGGCCCTGTAAGAAAATGGATTGAAGGCATTTGGCAGGACATGGTGTGTTTTCATAAATAAAGGGACATTTCCTGTATTAAACAACTGAGTAAATATTTACAGGTGGACAAAATTGGGGGGGCACAACAGCATATTGATTTGTGTCTAATGGCTCCAGAGACCTGGATTgtctgcattttcttttcatgtttgtatGGATTTTCTATTGATGTTCATATTcaagttcaatttattttcaggTATACAAAGTACtctgaaattcttaattgcataTCTAAACAGACTTGTGATTGAAATTCTACACCAAAACAGATAATGTAGAccacaaaatacattaaaactgTTATAGAGTACATATTTTGGCCAAATGTGCCAGTGCTATTCTGTGCTTCCTTTGCCACCCCCTTTTAGTGTCCTTTGTAGTGGTCTTGCTGCCCTGCACTTATCAAGTGCCATAATAAGCTGccatatttattgaagaaaacctTCACTGTGCACCTGTAGAGGTAGGTTAGCTTGGATTGACAAATGTGGGCCTTCATCAGACATCTAGGGAAGTAAAGGTGTTGGTGATCCTAATTGACAATAGTTAGGatgtgttcttttcagttcaGGTTTTCAGTGATGGTGGCTCCAAAAATGTCTTCTTAAGGAGATGTGAGTGTCTTCTGCTAGTGCTTCTTGACCTCTGTGCCCAGCTCCTCAGTTATGCTGACATTAAAGCTGTCACATATGTGCGCGTAGGAGGGAGCTTTacggaccaagtgaaggtaatttcatgccaggccagggggtggaaAACCTGCCCAATTCAACTGTAaatacatcacttccagttctgacacccagaagaatgtcacttccggttctgcaacgtcacttctggtcaagGCCTTCAAAGCCTCCATGTTTTGAAGagtaattcagttcagttcaggactcGATTCAGTGCACTTGAGTGCTCATTTTAAACCCTTTTGCGACCAGGGACTATaaatggatggctgccccaaacctttttgtgggtgtcgaggctgttcatttcacaaaGGATATATTGTTATCCAGGTAACGTTGTATCAGAAGGCAAATGGGTTCTCTTTAAATCTTCTCATAATTATTGGTGAACATGCAAATGGCAGTGGTGACATCAACAAATTTAgttgaaaatgaaaatcagaaaggGACTCGGCACGCTAACCCATGTTCAGGATCAACATGAACGTTATGATGCAGCTGCTCTTCACGTACTCGACTCTACAAGTTAGGAAGTTCAAAATCCACTTGCAGATGATGTCCCAAATCTAGGACCTTGCTGATCAGCTTTGGTGGTGCAACACAGTGTAAAATGTCGAGCTGTCATTAGTACATTGGCATGGCGGTTTTTATTATCCAGATATACCAGGATGATATGAAGTGCTAGGGTTTTGGGAACTTATGTGAACAGATTATAAAAACATGGAAACTGGAAGTGTACCATACTACGAGGGACGTTCGAAACGtttctgcatttttatgtttttggtgGAAGCGGCGAAGGCGGGAGGAGTATTAATTGGGCATTAAAtagttggtatgacgctgggaaaattgcatcgcaaatgagGATGACTATGtataaaagtgatgtcatttgtttttgaaatccttaataaagggcggcacggtggcgcagagggttttcttcctcggtcctccctgtgtggagtttgcatgttctctccgtgtctgcgtgggtctcctccgggtgctccggtttcctcccatagtccaaagacatgaaggttaggtgcattggcgatcctaaattgtctctagtgtgtgcttggtgtgtgtgtgtgtgccctgcagtgggctggtgccctgcccagggtttgtttcctgccttgcaccttgtgttggctgggattgactccagcagacccccgttatcctgtagttaggatatagcgggttggataatggatgggtggaattcttaataaacagagataaaaaaatgtggaaactttttgaacatcccttatATTTGGAATATTCTATTTATTGCATCTCAGAACATGTACCTCAAAGCAGTTTATGACAATGGTTGTGAGTGCCACCGGTTTGAAGTCATTGAGATGATCCTTTTTAGTTTTCATGGGTACAGAGATGATTGGCTTTTTGTTGCAAGTGGGAGCTACAAAATCTCTCAGTGAGGAATGAAAATGTCTACATGTTGAAGAAGTGGTGGTTATGTGAAGTGGTTACTGTCAAAGTGATTGTCTCCATTTTCTATAGAGAGCAATGGTGGTGGAGGTGTATTCCATAGCATTTTTCTAAAGTGATAAAGCTACCATGAATGGAGTTACAGTCCAATGTAGAGTGGAACCACTAGCACACCTACACTTACAGATAACAGGCTTATTTGACGCCTCCAATCAATTAAAACTCCACATTTTTGAGATGTGGAAGGGACCTGGGGGACttagttttaattttatcaaGAAGAGTTTCTGGATGGTCCTCTaatcacatttcattttaatgcGTCCATTACAAGCAGCTATTAAGAGTCTGCATGTTGGATAAAGCAGATTTGGACAATGGATGGGTGGAAGGGTTTATTCAacaaattctaaaatttttaacaTCATACAATaacatttcaagaaatattttttcaataatacagttagaaaatgtacaagtTGCATAATATTTAGGTGTATTCAAGGACTTAAGGTGTagctttttactttttgttcattTGCTTCATCAAAGAGATAGACAATTTTTCTTActcaatatattttgtaattgttagttatatttaaaagtaacagtggtaataaaatgcaattatatGTTTTAGTAGATTGTTCTGTCAGGGAATTGGCACATAAACGTTTTGACTAGAAGACCAGAAGATGCACGTAGGGAAACAATGGTtaagaacaaaaggaaattaaagcAATATTGAGAGATAATATTCAATTTTGAGAAAACAAGCAAAGTGAATGCAACATGCAAGTAGAGTTCGCAAAAGGCTTATCTGAGAGTTTTGATATCTGCAGATCAGATAAGAACTGAGTTCCTAGTTGACCTCCCTCCTAGAAAAATGGGAAGTGGACCTAATGATGGGAATTAAAAATTTCAGCAGTTGAGGTCCCAAAATGGCATCTAAGgtgttgcaaaacaaaacacaaaattgaaACCATTATAAATTCCATTCAGTTAATAAAAGGAATCACAATCCATGACCTCAGAAAATAAACACGATACAAGTATAAAATTATACTACACAATCAGCATAAAAGTAAATCATAACATAGAGAACATAAAATACCTGATATTAATACCATCATACAATATGTCACAATACCATataatccaggcctttaatgacctcttgggcacagccatcatcaGTGTGTCTTCCttctcgagaggtttacttaccttagcagtgacattcttgtctctggtgactcgTCCTATGATATTTGTAGACGGATTAGGAGAGTTTGGGGggttatgaggtcactggaaaggggtgtatggtgCTCCCAATGTCTATgccaaaggatgaaggtccaagtctttagagtcctggtgtttcttgttttgctatatggtggCGAGAcgtggacactatccagtgactggagaagaagactggactcgACATGGCACTGTGTCTCATCGGAAAATCcttgggaaccactggtttaatgttgtgtttgctcatggagtctcgaatgatGCCCatgatctgcattgtgagggactgtcagttacagcactgcaGCCATGTTGCGCCTTTCCCCGATAGTGACCCAGCTGTGGACCCAAgcaactggaccaggccaaggggacacccatgtaatacctggctgcagcaAAAAGGTGGTCATTACCGGGAGATGGGATTGGACTGCATGTGTGTCCCGGGGGTTGCCAGCCTggatcccaaactgttttgtTGTGTTGTGGGTACAACAATgctctgtatcagtgcatgcttcccaatcTGATCTAACTTACAATATGATATAAGTGAAAATATCAAGTTATTGTGGCAATTTCCTGGTAAATTATAGTGACAGTGATATATGGAATTATTACTATCTGCAGAAAATGCAGTCACAAGGTTATTTTTAGTGTAAGATAAATACTGTGTACACACTAACTTACTGTACTGTGCTTAGAGCCACACCTAGGAAGTCTGTTTAGTCTTCCATACATTTCTCTATTAGTGAAggaacattttgcttttttcattttcttcactctGTTCTTTAGTTTACCTGGTACAGCTTCAAGCAGCAGGAGACCTGAGCTGGTGTAGGAGAGGATTGCACAGCCTACTGATGTGATGTCGTGTTTCCAGACATATGTGCACTGACTTGTATTgggatttattttgcttttgggaGCAGCAGActtataaaagataaaaatatacagATTTATAACCTGAAAGTGCCTCTCTCAAGttgaattaaaaacaataaatgaatccGGTTGTAGAAAATGTTCGTTTTGGATATACAGTCACTAATGTTTTCTAAATGGAACTCTcaataaaaattgaatttttgtatcattttctcTGACCAATTAGTACTCCAAATTTGAATACAAACTGGCCCAGTGGGAGCTGAGCATTTCAGGTAAACAAATAAACAGGCATGAATGAAACCAACAGCAAGAGCCTTTCTCATTTAATGTGAGTGCATACAAAACATTGTTTGCAGATCCTTAACAGCGAGTTTATCATGGATATGTAAAGTACTGTAAATGATACCTAAAGTAAATTGTGACCACTCATCACAAGACTGTCGGtcaatgaggcagcagtgctattcaCTGTATTACCCTGAACCCATCCTTTTTTTATATCTGCTTTATGCTGAGGAAAATTTTAAGAGATATAGCTTATGTCGGTAATGGCAGGTGTAAAGCACAGAATAGCCCACGGCAGACCACCACACACACAGTGGGTTGCAGTATTGAGACCCAGGATACTGGATCAGTTAGGCTGCAGGCTGGAGAAAGGAGAAAGTCCAGGCTGGGGTTTTACCAGCTTTACTGCACAGACCCAACACGCCCAAACATGTGGCAAACTGAGCTTACTGTAAACGGATTTTATACATCTATTACAAGTCAGACATTCCTGACAACTAATGCTTCAACACACCCTACTTTTCTCTTTGTACACACGGAGAGCACATTAaacaaacagtacatttttcattaaattctgGCAGACGTGaacaaaaatgatgaaaagaGATACAAGATGAATGCTTACTTTGGGTTAGTCAGGAACCTAGTTGTATTGTTGGATATTTCAATCACCACATTTCTAGTGGTTTTGATGCTTTTGGAAATCTGCTCTGCAGACATGCCTTGAAGGGAGGCTCCACATGCAAGATTCATTGTGCCTGAAAAGTAAAACATgcaataaaatgcagcaaaactgAATTCATTATCCTGTGTTTTGACATTGTCGTAGTTATTTAGTAAATATGCCTGTTTAGCCCTTGAATAAATCTTGATGTGACTCCAGCTTCCTTTCCATAGTACTAGTAGTAACTTAACATTCACACTCTTAATCCAGCTCACGTTTGTGAGGAGGCACAGCCTATTCCAGTAGCTTTGTGCGAAAGATATGAAACAGTTATGCCAGTCCATCTCCAAGCCACTTCATACACACCACCACACCCACATGGGTCAGTTTAGAACTTGAGGTAAGATATGAATGTACTAAGAAAACCAGGATGCTCTGAGAAAACATGAAACAGACATGGAGAAAATGCATAAACGCCACACAGACAAGGATGATGGAGCAGTTGAGCTGCATAGCTAACACTGTGCCCCCCTGGCATCCAGTAATTATTGATACAAATTACCAAGAAAACAATAATCTGGCAATAGTGAATACTATATATAAACTCAATATGTAGACATAAATGtgttatttagatagatagatagatagatagatagatagatagatagatagatagatagatagatagatagatagatagatagatagatatagacacCTTCAAACAGACATTGTTTTACAAATATCAATTGTATTAAGtaatatgaaattaaaacaaaaacacaattttgcatgtaataatcatgttttatatGAGGAGACAACACCTAAAAATTTGATTAATAACAACACAActtttttcattctcttcttcgtattctttcggctgctcccgttaggggttgccacaggggatcatcttcttccatatcttcctgtcctcttcatcttgttctgtcacacccatcacctgcatgtcctctctcaccacatccataaaccttctcataggccttcctctttttctcttccctggcagctctatctttaacattcttctcccaatatacccaacatctctcctctgcacatgtccaaaccaatgcaatctcacctctctgactttgtctcccaaccgtccaacctgagctgaccccctaatgtcctcatttccaatcctatccatcctcgtcacacgcaatgcaaatcttaacatctttaactctgccacctccagctctgtctcctgtattTTCGTTAGCGCCACTGTCACCCACACATATAACacggctggtctcactaccgacctgtaggccttccctttcactcttgctggtacccgtctgtcacaagtcactcctgactctcttctccactcactccacCCTGCCCGAACTATCTTGGATTTTTGAGAGGtttctcatagatagatagatagatagatagatagatagatagatagatagatagatagatagatagatagatagagatgtatTCCTACAGACACCTTTATGGTTTTAAAATCTTACActcaatgttattattttttccagTCTTAAGATATAATAAAATGGC includes:
- the LOC120536875 gene encoding DELTA-sagatoxin-Srs1a-like, which produces MNLACGASLQGMSAEQISKSIKTTRNVVIEISNNTTRFLTNPKYHCHSGYNNTPLQPTIEPRCREACSFSKMGNTACGSVGVMTYDISASPRQSGHMKLAIMFSVPYDYTLYENWFAVGFYDLSKGCDHQLYHEMYHQVKPEFKRAKATQGTLSHHANGFDIKAAMSNASQSIMQVELWESNVNYSSGFP